CCTGCCGTGGCTGCAAACGGTGGTGCCGACGGCGGACGGCCCGTTCTATTTCTGCGGCCCGATTCCGTTTATGAAAGCTATCCACCGTGCGTTGAAGATGTGGGGAGTCGCCGCGGCGGACATCCGGTATGAATTTTTCGGTCCTGCCGGCAGCCTGGAGGAGACGGAGCAGACAGCGGGGAATCGCGGGTAATTACGATTCCCGCTTGGTCCAATTGCCCGCGGCTTGAGCCCTGAGCAGCCGGTTGACCGTCTCCCGTCGCAGGCCAATGAGCTGGCCGATTTCGTCCTGAGTGAGCACATCGGTCAAGGCAGCGGGGGAGATATACGTTTCGAACCAGCTCTGCAGCTTGCGCAGCTTTTCCGCGGGCGTTACCTGCGTCAACTGGTCGATTCGCTGCTGCATCATGCGCAGCTTGGTCTGCAGCAGCAGCGCGATCTCGCGGTTTTTTTCCGGATCGTTAGCCAGAGAGGAATACCATTCATGCGAAGGCAGCACGTCGATCTCGCTTGTTATGAGCGCAATGGCCGTCCCATGATAAGGCATCGGGGTAATCAACGAATGGTGCGGAATTACCTCTCCGGGCACGATGATATTGATGAGCACCGTGGTGCCGTCCTCGTGAAGGCGGACGATCTTGAGCAGCCCGCTTTCGACCCGGTATAGCGGGCCTGTGTCCCCTTGGCGAAACAGTGTTTCTCCTTTATGTAAAATCATATCTACACCTCTAATAGAAAGCTCCCGCTTTTAAGGCGGGGCTTTTTGTTTTGGCTGCGGCCGGCAAGAAAAACTCCTCTTTACAGTGTACATTAAAAATTCGACTTCCCGGAAGGATTTATGGGAAATTTTGCAGAAAGAGGATACGGAGTCGGTTAACCGGGTGCACCGGTTTTGGCGGCCCGGCGATTTTGCGATTGTATCGGATAAATTCAACAGGAACGAGATGGGAAAATGATAACGATTTTACCGGCTTCCACCGAAGACGATCCGTTTATGTATGCGTTATATTGCGATACCCGAAGCGGGGAGGTTTCCATGTTCGGATGGGCGGAGGAGCAAGCCGAGTCATTTATGAGCATGCAGTTTGAGCTGCAGCGGCAGTCCTACAAGCTGCAATATCCGGAAGCGGTTTACCATATCATCTTGAATCAAGGGGAGAAAATCGGCCGGATCATTACGGCTGAAAGGGAGCAAACGATTATTCTTGTCGATATTTCCTTGCTGTCGGCCTACCGAAGCCGGGGAATAGGAACGCATCTGCTTACATCTTTGCAGCAGCATGCAGGGCAATTGGGCAAGGCGATCGGCCTGCACGTCATCTTCAACAATCCGGCCCAGCGGCTTTACCGCCGATTAGGTTTTGCGGTGGTCGAAGAAAAGTTTCCCTATATCGCCATGGAGTGGAGTCCTTCGGACCCGCCCTGCACGATTTGACGAGGGGGTTCCATGCCGCATTTGCGGCTTGACGGATACGTTCCTTTTTGTCATAAATAGAGAGATGCAAGGAACCATGACAACACGAAGGAGCGGTGGATGATGAACGGAAGGGCGAGCGACAAGGCGCAGCGGATTCAGCGGACAAGGGTACCCGTGCCGGATCCGGCGGTGGCGCACCGGGTACCGCCCGGCCAGGTGGTGACCGAACGCTTCCCGATTTTGCACGAAGGCGATGTGCCGCGATACGATATGGCGCAGTGGCGGTTTAAGGTTGCCGGCGAGGCTGCTGAGGAACGGACGTTTACTTACGAGGAGCTGACTTCGCTACCCCATACAACGGTTGGCTGCGATATTCACTGCGTGACCCGTTGGTCCAAGCTGGATACCCAGTGGAAGGGGGTTCGGTTTCGCGATCTTTATGAGCGTCTAGAGGTCAGCGCGGATGCCAAGTATGTGATGGTCCATGCCGACCCGGACTACGAGACGAATGTGCCCTTGGCCGATTTGCTGCGGGATGACGTGCTGCTGGCCTGGGAATATGACGGCAAACCGCTGACGGACAAGCACGGCGGACCGCTGCGTCTGCTCGTGCCTCATTTGTATTTTTGGAAAAGCGCGAAATGGATCCGCGGGTTCGAATTTATGAAGGAAGACCGGCCCGGATTTTGGGAGCGCAGCGGTTTTCACAATTACGCCGATCCGTTCCGGGAGCAGCGGTTTTCCGGCGAGCCGCTGCCGATACCCGAAGATGAATGGGAGCATAAGGATTTTGATTAAGCTTTGGAAGGAAGCTGACCTGCCTGACGGCGGAGTCGGCTTTTTTCGCTGCTAACGAGTCTGGGAATAATTGGTCGCATCCGTCGGAGGCAGCACATATTAAGATTCGTTGATGAAAAACCGATTGACTAATTGACGGTTGATTTTGGCCTACTGCCCGAAAAAGGAGTGAATTTATGATACGCGTTTTGCTGATCGAC
The window above is part of the Paenibacillus hamazuiensis genome. Proteins encoded here:
- a CDS encoding Crp/Fnr family transcriptional regulator — its product is MILHKGETLFRQGDTGPLYRVESGLLKIVRLHEDGTTVLINIIVPGEVIPHHSLITPMPYHGTAIALITSEIDVLPSHEWYSSLANDPEKNREIALLLQTKLRMMQQRIDQLTQVTPAEKLRKLQSWFETYISPAALTDVLTQDEIGQLIGLRRETVNRLLRAQAAGNWTKRES
- a CDS encoding sulfite oxidase-like oxidoreductase, yielding MMNGRASDKAQRIQRTRVPVPDPAVAHRVPPGQVVTERFPILHEGDVPRYDMAQWRFKVAGEAAEERTFTYEELTSLPHTTVGCDIHCVTRWSKLDTQWKGVRFRDLYERLEVSADAKYVMVHADPDYETNVPLADLLRDDVLLAWEYDGKPLTDKHGGPLRLLVPHLYFWKSAKWIRGFEFMKEDRPGFWERSGFHNYADPFREQRFSGEPLPIPEDEWEHKDFD
- a CDS encoding GNAT family N-acetyltransferase, translated to MITILPASTEDDPFMYALYCDTRSGEVSMFGWAEEQAESFMSMQFELQRQSYKLQYPEAVYHIILNQGEKIGRIITAEREQTIILVDISLLSAYRSRGIGTHLLTSLQQHAGQLGKAIGLHVIFNNPAQRLYRRLGFAVVEEKFPYIAMEWSPSDPPCTI